CGAGTTCGATTACGCCCTGAACGCGGATGAAACTCGGGGGCTGCTCGCGGGCGGTCAATACACCGCGGTTGCCGTGGAATCCCCGCGCGTGACGATCAATCCAAATTTCGTCGGCTATGTCGGCGGCTACTATCAGTGGGATAACAACTGGAAATTCACCGGCCGGGTCGGAGTCCAATCATTCGGCGGCGGGCAGCTTCTCAACCGAACGGTGTTCGAACCTTTCACCCAGCCGCTCGTAAGGCTCGACCTCGACCGAATGGATGACGACGACAACCGCTTGTTCGGCGTGACGGCGCTGATCTCGTGGGTGCCGAAGCCGTCCTACCAGTTGACGGTGAGGACGCCGCTCTATCTGGTGAAGAACTAGCGCGGTCGCCCGCGCCGGAAAATTTGACACGTCGGGCAAATCACCGGCATATCTTCATCATCGCAAGACTATCAAAGCCCGCACCGGGGAACCGGCCGCAGGCTTGTTGGCTCCTGAATTGGACGTTGGGTTGCCACCACATTTCCCTTGTGCCGCCGCATTTCCGCGATCCTGTGTGTCGCGCTGGGCCAAGGGAAATTACGATGAATAAACCGCTCGTTGCCGCACTGATCGCAGCATCCCTCATATCGTTCGAGGCGCGAGCCCAGGAGCGGGCCGGAAGTGCCGCTCTCGGCGCGGTGTCGGGGGCCGTCGTCCTTGGGCCGGTCGGCGCGGTGGCAGGTGCATTCATCGGATATACCGCAGGACCGGCGATCGCGCGTTCCTGGGGAGTGGGGCGCTCCGGATCGCGATCACGGGCGCGACATGCCGCGCAATCCACTCCGGGAACGCAGCAACAGGCGGTCGCCCAGGCGAGTTTGCAGCCGCCGCCAGCCAGGACGGCGGGCCCGCGTCCGGCAAGGAACGCCGCGCCGCCGGTTCAGGGATTTGAATAGCAGCGTCGGCGGCACGGCGCCGTCCGCTTTCAGGATTTGACACGTCGGGCAAATCACCGGCATATCTTCATCATCGCGAGACTATCGAAGCCCGCGCCGGGAAACCGGCCGCGGGCTTTTTCAATCTGATTTTTTCAAACGGCCGGCGGTCGTACTCCACCGGCATGAGCCGTCTGCACAAAATCTCCTGAGATTATCGGCGATAGGTAATGAGGAGACACCCAAAAATTCCCGCCGGAAAGGCCATTAAAACGGAGCTGGCGCGTATTGCAGAGAATGTCGTAGCCAGGAGGGTTTGAACGCGCGCCCTTGGTCGGCGGCCTTAATAGACGGGGATGGAAATGCCATACGCTTGCGCGACGCAAGATCCACCGCAGCGTCAACGCAATCCCAAGCGATACACTGGCAGCTTCGGCTGTTCGACTTTACGCACCGGAAGACTTGCATCTCCATCCGGGAATTGCTTCGCAGCGTGCTCGCAATGACGCGCTTGAAGGAGTTTCTTGTGCTGGGCGTGCTCGCGAGTTGGTTTGTTGCTGCGGTTTCCTTCGTCAACGGCTCAGTTTTTAGGTACGCGGTCTTGTTCGTGGTCACGGCATACGCGCTAGCGATGCTTTTGATGGCGCTGTCGGCGCTAGTCCGGAGCGGGTGGAATAAGGAGTTAACACTCGGCCTTGAGAGGTGGTTCTTGCTGTGGGGGCCACCTGGGTTAGCGGCTGCATTTTCCGTTGCTCTCGTTGTTGATCTGATGAAATGCCAAAACCTTTGTAGTGCGTTTGATGATTGTCTATCGCTCGAGGCTTTCAAGTACCACGTTGCAATTTTCTTAATGGGCTTGATCAGGATCACGTTGCAGGTCTACGCAATCATAGGGCTTGCAGCTCTTTTCATCAGGTCGATCCAGATGGTTGAGAAATTCCGTAGGAGATGTCAGTGCCCACATACTTGCGAAGAGCATAAGATCGGAAAGATTCGATCCTAAAGGATACGCCAGACACAAAATTTTACTTTGAGAGCCAGAGGTTCTCCGACATTCCAAATTATCGAAGCCGCTACGTTCAAAACTATACCCAACTAAATAGTGTGGGCGCGCAAGAAGTAAGGAAATACCGTGCCCTAATCGATGCTGCGGCTGCGCGTTACTCGATCGACCCTGATATTGTGAAAGCCACTATTTACACCGAAGTATCTAGAGGCGTGATCTATGGGAAGCCTGCCGAGTGGCTGGGGAGGGCGCGCACATGGTATCCGGGAAATATCGATACAAGCTGGCAAGAATTGATCCCAGGATCGAACGTGCGTGATCCGAAAGACAATATTGAACTCACTGCAAAGCTCATCTCGCGGATTGCCAACCGGCTCGATGACCCCAGCATTGAGAATATCTATTCTCTGTACAACAGCCTGTCGCATGATCGAACGTACGTGAACAAGGAAACCAAGACGACGCCCTATTTTGCCAAGATGGCGTTGGAAGCGAAGGCGTGGGAGAAAGACAACTGGTCTTCTCCGGAATTCCCAAGCGCCAAAGATGCGCAGCGCGAGGTTCTTCCTTCTGAACGTCACGTCTTCGACAATCGTTTCGGATGGTGGGGCTCCTCTCCGGCAGGCGCCGCCATAACGCCTGCTCCCGACGGTTCGGATGCATTCGGCAACCGTTTCGGAAATTGGGGCACTGCCCCGGCGGGCGGTTTGGGCGATGCCCGTTCTCCGGTCTTGCGTGAACTGGAGAAGTACCGGAAATCTTCGGCTCCCGACGGTTCAGCACCGACTGCGGTACACGGCGCGCCTACGCCGGCGTTCCAACCGGATGCGGTATATTCGCCTGCTGGCGATTTCTTCGGAAATTTTCCGCGGGTTTCTGCTGGTACGACACCGGCACCCATCGCCTTCAACGTGCCAGGGCCGGCCGTTGGTACAGGCGCCGCCGACAATTTTGGTGCCGCCGGGAGGAGGCCCGTAGGTGTCCTCGGTAGTTTCATCGGAGATAGTCCCATCGTCGCTGCGGAGGTGAGGCCGCAGTTGCACGGCGTGAGCGCACCGGGTCTTTCGAACGAGGAAACCGCCTATGGCGATCAATCGGGAAATCTGCCTAGCGGGCCGCGGCCTGTGGGTTATCCGCGGCTACGGAGCCGCGTCGTCAGCCCTGCTTTCCCGGCCATCATGCCTCCCGATGCTGTTCCGCCGGATCCGCCAGAACCTGCGCCGCTGCTGGGGATCTTCAGCGGCAAGCCGATGGTGCCGCTTCCACATGAGTTCTGGGGCTTGCCGAAAAAATCCGGTGCGTCTTCCAACGACGCCTTGTTCGATCTTCTGGCTGGCCTCGCCTTGCGGAATCCAGCGTCGATTCCGCCGGACGACGATCCTCGCAGATTCGATCGCGACGACCAGATGCAGCCCTGGTTCCTCTAGCAGTCTGCTGAAAAACCCTGAGATGGAGAGTATTCTTGTTCTGGCCGGTCGTTGTTGGGGCGGCGCGGTGGAGTTGGATGTAATTTTCTAGTCTGGTGTTGGGTGTACCCTGACGCCGGGTGGCTAAGCGGCAAGCAGTTTGGGAATGCGGATCAGGTTATAGGCGATCAGATTGAGCAGGAAGTCGGCGGCGACGCGGCCGATGCCACGATGTTTGGTCTTGCGCATGGTGCCATGCTGCTTGCCCCATCCGAAAATGCACTCGACCATCGCCCGGCGCGATTGCGACATGCCGTACCCCGGATGCCGCGTGGTTCGTTCGTCGATGGCGCTGTTGCGGTTCTTGCCGGTTTTGGTGACGGCCTGGTTCTGTGTCACATGCGGCGTCACGCCGATGGCGCGAAGATTGGCGACGTGATCGGCCGTATCGTACGCCTTGTCCTCACCGACCGTGATGCGGCGGCCTGCGGCTTTGCGTCTCGCCTTCAGCATGGTCTCCGAAGCCCGGCGTTCGGCGGTGCCATTGGCATGCGTGACCCTGCCGGCCACCGCCAGCCCATGCCGGTTCTCCATGGTGGCGTGGCCCATATAGCAAAGCTTGGCCTCCCGGCCGGCCGCCTTGCGATAAAGCCTGCTGTCCGGGTCGCTGGTGCTCGCATGGGTGTCGTTCTTGCGCTTCTGGCCGTGGAAGTTGGCGCCATCATCATCGTCGCCGCTGCCGTCCTTGGGGCGAAAACTCTTCTGCGACGCCCAGGCTTCGATCAGCGTTCCGTCCACCGAAAAATGCTCATCCGACAATAGCGATTTGACCTGAGAATGGTTCAGAGATTTGACCTGAGAATGGTTCAGAAGCCTGGTCATGAACTTCGTGAACACATCCCCGTTCTGCAGCCGCTCCCGGTTCTTGGTGAAGGTGGTCGGGTCCCAGACCGGATCGTCCGGCGACAGCCCCACGAACCAGCGATACAAAAGATTGTAGTCCAGTTGCTCCATCAACTGGCGTTCCGAGCGGATGCCGTAGAACACCTGCAGCAGCAAGGCGCTCAGCAATTGCTCTGGAGGGATCGAAGGACGTCCCTCGCTGGCGTACAACCTCCCAAGGCTGCGGTTCAAATCACTCAAAACATCCCGGACAAGTTCCCGGACCTTCCGCAGCGGGTGGTTCGCTGGCACACGCCTGTCCGGCGCAATGTACGAAAACAGGCCGCCCTGATCCGTAAACCTGCCGCGCATGATCGCCTCCGCCGATTCGAGATGACAAAGTGAATCATCAAGCCCCCTCCGTGGCGAGGGGGTTCTTCAGCAGACTGCTAGAGGCGGAGCTAGCTGCGGATCGGCCGCCGCCTCTCGATCGGCGCCGCCGGAACTCCGCTTCATCGGTGTCCAAAAAATTTGACACGTCGGGCAAATCACCGGCATATCTTCATCATCGCAAAGACCAACAAAGCCCGCGCCGGGAAACCGGCCGCGGGCTTTCTTATCTTGAAGCGGGCTCTCTGATCTTGAATCCAAAGGTGGCCGTCCCGTATGAGTGGTGGCCAGTTTCTCCTGCACAGAATCTCCTGGGATTATCGGCGACAGCTGAGGAGGAGATGTGCGAAGATTCTTCACGAAGCAGGAAAGTTTGACGTCGTTCTGAAGTCATACCTGTTCTCCGGGATTGCCGCCGCCCCATGATATCCGCGACCTTGGATGGTAGTGGGGTTTGGCAGCGGGGAATTGAGATGTCGCGCTGGGTGCCAGGAGTTGGGCTGGGGAATACGGAAATGTCCGATCGCATCTTCTACGTTGCTGGGCGGGCGGCGCTTGGCGCGCTGTTTCTGTGCGTGGCGCCAGTGACGAGCGCACGCGGTGACTTCGGTTCATGTATTGCGAATGCTTCTGCGTATGTGGTTGAGCTGGATGATCTTCTTTTAAGAGAGGAGAACCGGCTTGCGCCGTATGACGATCTCAACGAGCGATCGTTTCCGCTGCACGATTGTGAGACGGATGCCTTGTTGGAAGTAGTCAAGCGATCGCGCTTCATTCGGTTGGTAGACTACCACCCGCCCACCAAAGAATACTTCATATATTTCTCAAACGACTACATGCGGGCCAGTTTCACGTATCTGGTTCCCGAGAAAAGATCGACTTTCAAGACCGCCTCACGGGTCCACAAGTAGCGAATCCCAGCAATGTCCGAAAAAATCTTCCTCACTTACACCAATGCCTCGGCGGTGCCTTATCAGGGCTCGGTGCTTGGCCATCATATTGTGCTGAACCACATCACCGTCAGCGTTGCAAGGCGGGATTTGATCTAGTCCGGATCAGCAGCCGCCGTCGTCCCGGCAGGAGGCAGCAGAATGTTTTCCCGAGAAATGGCAATTCGGATGTTGCTCATTGGCGCCCTTCTAGTAATAGCGAGGCTGGCGGTCGACCTCACCGCGGCTGCGGCTTATGTTTTTCCGGAATTCGACGTCGGGCAGAAAGATATCGCATTTGTCATCTTCATTCTCGCCGTACCGTGTGTCCTGATACTGGCTTTAGTTCGTCTCTTCCAGAAGCGGCTTGTCGAGGCCGGCGGCCTCTTGATCATCTGTTGTCTTCCATTCTCATTTGACGAAACCCTCAACCGGCAATTCTGGAAATTCCGAATCCACAAATCAGATTACCAGTCGATCATGCAGTCAGATCCTGGGCCGCCACCTAAATATCGAGTCTTCAATTGGGGCAATCGAAATACTCGATTAATGGGCGGCGGCGTCCTTTTCGAGGCCGTCGTGTACGACGAGTTTGACAACATTGCATGGTGGTCGCCAGAATGGGGCGGACTCAGGTCAAGTCCATCGCCCGAAGATCGGTAGATCACCATGCCTTCCGCTTATCCGTCGTGCAAACGGCGTACTGAGCCTTTTGGCGATCACTTCTATTACGTTTCCGAGGAATGTTGACCGCCACGGAATGGTAGGATCGACGCCTTCAGCGCGTGGTCGCAAGATCTGTCGAGCGAAGCCAGGATGAGAGCAAATATGCAAAGTCATTTTTCAGCTTTGGGTCCAGTTCATGCCGCGCATTGATGGCCTCACATCTCGTCAGCAATGGATGCTCTATCCGGTTTATGCTGCGGCTGTGTTATCTTGCCTGGGGACGGTGCTCTTTTTCATAAGCCTGAATGATACCCGCAATTTCATTGGTGAAAAGGGCGTGGAGTACTGCTGGATGTACGGAAGCTTTGAGCGGTATCTATTCATCAATCTGGCGTCAATCGGTGAAGCATAGGAGAGTTGCTGGGTCTGCATTGGCTCGCGCAACGAAACTACTTGTTCATCTATCTAATCCTCTGGGCAGCCTGGCTGCCTGGCTGCTTGGCGAACCATTGCTGTCGTTATTGTATTGTTAGTTTGGCGTGAAGGAGTGAGCGATGGCGGATCGAAGCGTTTTTGACGGCTACTCCCTGACGCTTTATCGTTCTGATGGCTCGGTTGTGGGGTCGTGGCCGGCCATTTCGGGCAGAAACGGAAATCAAAGGCCAAGCGATCAGAATCTGCCATTCAAGGGGCCGCTTACCGAAGGAACATATTCTTTCTCGACCGTGGTTCGTTCAGCGGCAGCGATAGGCGAAGATCTGCCTTCAGCCGTTTGACGTCGGTGTCATCGAAGCCCGGAAGATTCCGTGGAGCCCGTTCGGTGATGGGCCTCGCGAATTTCCGAGGTTGTCGTCAGGTACCTTCCTCGATATCGCCCGGCTCACCTGCACTGCGGCTCGCAAAGAGAGTTTGACACGTCGGGCAAATCACCGGCATATCTTCATCATCGCAAAGACTAACAGAGCCCGCGCCGGGAAACCGGCCGCGGGCTTTTTCATTCTCTGACTTCCCGAATCGGACGGCGGCCGCACGTCATGGCGCCACATCCTCCCATGCACCGCTGCCAGAAGCGTCGCAAGCGGGCCGCCGTCCGAGCCTTGGTGATCTTTGGATGATCCGTTCGGACATGCATCTTTCGTTTCGGATCATGTTCATTTTTTGCCGGCACGCGCGAACGCGCCGGCACGCGGCGTGGCAAGAGCCCACGCTCGCACGCGGTCCCGCCGCGACGATCCACTATGCGGATCGCGTCTGGGATACGGTTCGCGCCGGAAATGATTGCATCAGCGATCATGCCGCACATTTCATTCATACCGAGGCAGGAGGCTGCATGACCGCATATCTGATAGCGCTCGCACTGGCGGGTCTCGTCACCATCGCGGTGTGGGAGGGATTCCAGTGAGTGCCGAGATTATCCAGTTCATGCCGCGACCTAAACACAACCGCGCGCCGGTCGGCTTTCCCAAGCCGGTCCTTCACTCAACCGCAAGGCCCGAAGATCGCGCCGAGGATCATGCCGACACGTCGCCTTGCGAAGATGTCGGGACAAATCCCGAAGAAATCCGGTTTGAAGATGGCCAAAGCACTCACCGAAATCCGCTCGCTGGCGCGAAGCCACACCCGAACCGCGCTCAACGTGCTGGTCGGCGTCATGCGCAGCAAGGATGCCACAGCAGCGGCGCGCGTCTCCGCGGCCAACGCCGTTCTGGATCGCGGCTGGGGTAAGGCGCCTCAGGCGCATCAGAACGGCAACGACGGCGCGTTTGAACTGATCCACAGAATCGAGCGTATCATTGTCCATCCTGAAAATCCCGACAGCTAAGGTCTTCGAGCCGCTGCTTGCGCCCGCCCGTTACAAAGGGGCATACGGCGGACGAGGCTCGGGAAAATCGCATTTCTTCGGTGAATTGCTGGTCGAGACCTGCCAGGCCGAGCGCGGCACGCTGGCGGTGTGTATTCGCGAAGCGCAAAGGACGCTGGCGCAATCTTCCAAGCGGCTGATCGAAAGCAAGATTGCTCGCCTGGGCCTCGGTCACCAATTCCGGGTATTCAGCGACAGGATCGAGACGCCCGGCGACGGCGTTATCATCTTCAGGGGCATGCAGGATCACACCGCCGAGTCGATCAAGTCGTTGGAAGGTTTTGGCATCGCCTGGATCGACGAGGCACAGAATTTGAGCGCGCGGAGCCTTTCCCTGCTGCGGCCGACGATCCGCGCCGAAGGCTCCGAGCTGTGGGCGAGCTGGAATCCGCGGCGAAAATCGGACGCGATCGACGATTTCTTCCGGGCGAGGGAGCCTGCGGGCGGAATCCTCGTCAACGCCAACTGGCGCGACAACCCCTGGTTTCCTTCCGTGCTGGAAGACGAACGCAAACTGGACCTGTCGCGCTATCCCGACCGTTACGATCATATCTGGGAGGGCGATTATGTGAGGGCATTCGAGGGCGCCTATTTCGCGCAGATGCTGTCGGAGGCGAGGGCGCAGGGCCGGATCGGAAAGGTCTCCGCCGATCCGCTGCTGCCGCTGCGCGCTTTCATCGACATCGGCGGCTCCGGCGCCACCGCGGATGCCTTCACGATCTGGATCGTGCAGTGGATCGGCGCAGAATTGCGGGCCGACTTTCAGCATCTGCGGCGGTGGCGAAAAAGCGTGGAGCAGGCGCAGAGTTATACATTCAAGGCCATGATCACGGTGATCGTCACCGGCTTTGTCGGAGCGGTGTGGCTGGGGATCAAAGCCATGCTCGGTAAGTGACCTCGACGTTCGTCCGGAAAATCAGCCGGTGTTGCTCCGTCTCCAAACTCCGGGATCACGCTATTTCTGTGTCGCAAGAGCGTAGAGGTAGGCGAGGATCGCATCGACGTCCTCGTCGGAAAAATCGATCTGCGGCATCGCCCTGTGTCTGGAAACCATGCCCTCCTTCAGTTCGGCCTGCAGTTCTCGCGGCGCAAACCGGGCATAGATATCGCGCATCGGCGGGGCCTGCTTGAGCGGGCTCTCGCCAGCGGCTTCGATGGCATGGCAGCGACCGCAATTTTGCTGAAGGATGGCCTTACCTCTATTCCTCAGCCCGCTGGAATCGGCGGCTTCCGAGCTGGCGGACAAGCCCAAAAGGAATCCAACGGCCAGAATCCTGGCCTGATTGGCGAGACACGGTGTCATGTGTGGAGCCTCCCTCGTCCGCATTGTCGTCATAATAGCGAAACCGGGCAAGAAGACTATATTTTGAGGCCCCCTGTCGAATCTTTCGGAGATGGGGAAGCCGCACCTTATCCTCCATCAGGGTGCTCGCACTTTCGACATCATCAACAACCTGTCCTCCGGGCGTCTCGGGCTTTGATGCAAGCGCGACGCCGGATTCGACGCGGGTTGGAGCAAAGTTACTTCAGAGGCCGAGGTTTGTGGAGGACTGGCCAATGTACAGGATACGTGAGGTCGACGGGCACGACGATGAAGTCGCGGATACGCTAACTGACCTGCACCGCCTAACGTTCTTTGATGGCGCTTCGATGCCGGAATTCGATCTCGGGCATTGGTGGCTCGGCTTTCACGAGGCGATCCCGATCGCGTTTGCCGGCATGGTTCCATCGACGCGCGCTCACAATTCAGGATATTTCTGCCGGATCGGTGTCTTGAAGAAGCACCGTGGCAACGCGCTTCAGTTGCGGCTGACGCGTGCATTGGAGTCACGCGCTCGTCGCAATGGATGGAGTTTTGTGGTCTCGGATACCACTGACAATCCTGCCTCTGCCAACAACCTCATCCGTGCCGGCTATCGGCTGTATCAGCCATCATATCCATGGGGTTATCCGAACACGCTGTATTGGCGCAAATCTATCAGATAGGGACGCGGACGGTGCGCGTCTTCCGCAACTGCACGTTCCGCCCGGTGGCCTGACGGCCATCGGGCGGTTTTTGCTTTGGCTCACAGCCACGAGGGCTGGCCGGGTGCGTCCACTCCCTGACTTTGCTGCACGGCAAAAATGCGGCCGTCGCAAAAAGTTCATACGCGACCTATACTTGGTGACTTCGTGAGTACTGTTGAAAAAATGCCTCTTTGGAAATCGGAGCCATCCGCATGAAGACCGCCCGTTTTGTCCTGACATTGCTCGTGCTGTCGCTGGTGGCGCCGCTGCAATCTGCCAAGGCGGCTGACGTCATCTGCTACAATTGCCCGCCGGAATGGGCGGATTGGGCCTCGATGCTGAAGGCGATCAAGGCCGATCTCAGCTACGATATTCCCCACGACAACAAGAACTCCGGTCAGGCGCTTGCGCAAATTCTGGCCGAGAAGAGCAATCCAGTCGGCGATATCGGCTATTTCGGCGTCACCTTCGGCATGAAAGCAAAGGCCCAGGATGCGCTGGAGCCCTACAAGCCCGCCAAATGGGACCAGGTTGCTGCCGGATTGAAGGATGCGGACGGTTACTGGACCACCATTCATTCCGGCACGCTCGGCCTGTTCGTCAACAAGGACGCGCTGGGCGGCAAGCCGGCGCCGGCCTGCTGGAAGGATCTGCTGAAGCCGGACTACAAGGGAATGGTGGGCTATCTCGATCCATCGTCGGCTGCCGTCGGATATGTCGGTGCCGTCGCGATCAACATGGCGCTCGGCGGCTCCGCGGCCAATTTCGATCCCGCCATCACCTTCTTCAAGGAGCTCCGAAAGAACGATCCGATCGTGCCCAAGCAGACCTCCTACGCCCGTGTCGTTTCCGGCGAGATGCCGATCCTGCTGGACTATGATTTCAATGCCTATCGCGCGAAATATTCGGAGAAGGGGAGTTTCGAGTTCGTGATTCCGTGCGAGGGATCGGTGACATATCCCTATGTCGTCGGCCTCGTGAAGAACGCGCCAGACAAGGACAAGGCCAAGAAGGTGCTGGACTATCTCTTGTCCGACAAGGGACAGGCGATCTGGACCAATGCTTATCTTCGTCCGGCGCGGCCGATCGAATTGCCGGAGGCGGTCAAGAAGAAATTCCTGCCGGACAGCGACTATGCCCGAGCGAAGAATGTCGACTGGGGCCAGATGGAAACGATGCAAAAAGGCTTCGTCGACCGCTATCTCGCCGAGGTCCGCTGATGCAGTATGGTGCCCCGTCTTAGGGGTTCCATTGGTTCATGCCGAATAGGTTCTTCGTCTGGCTGTGTTTGCTGCCGCTTGCCGTGCTGACGGCGGCGTTCTTTCTGCTGCCGATGGCAAGGCTGGTGGTGACGGGCGCCGAAGGACCGCAAGGAATGGCCGGATACCTGGCCATCCTGGCCGAGCCGCGCTACCGGGCCACACTGATCAACACCGTTCTGCTGGCGGCTGCGACCACGATCGTGACGCTCGTCATCGCGACCATTGCGGGCATGTTTCTGCAACGCCATCGCTTTCCCGGCCGGGCTGTGCTGATTGCGATGCTGACCTTTCCGCTGGCGTTTCCCGGTGTGGTCGTCGGTTTCCTGATAATTCTGCTCGCCGGACGACAGGGCCTGATCGGCGATTTCTCAAACCGCATGTTCGGCGATAAACTGGTCTTCGCCTATTCGATCTACGGGCTTTTTCTCGGCTATCTCTATTTCTCGATCCCGCGCGTCATCCTCACCATCATGGCGGCAGTCCAGAAACTCGACGTCGGCCTCGAGGAGGCCGCGCGCTCGCTTGGCGCGAGCCCCTGGGCCGTGCAGCGTGATGTGGTGTTGCCGGCACTTGGGCCGGCTTTCCTTGCCTCCGGCGCGATTGCCTTTGCGACCGCGATGGGCGCATTCGGGACGGCGTTCACTCTGGCCACCAATATCGATGTGCTGCCGATGCTGATCTACACCGAGTTCACGCTTGCCGCGAATTTCGCGACATCGGCTGCCTTGTCGGTCGGGTTGGGGATCATCGCCTGGGCGATCCTAGCGCTTGCCCGTTCTTTCAGCGGCAGCGCGGTCGCGGCGGCTGGATGACACCATGCGTGATTGCCTGATATTTGTCGGCCAGCTCCTGTTCACACTGCTCGTCGCCGCATTCCTGGTAGTGCCCGCGATTCTGTCGATTTCCGCCGGAGTCACGGTGAATTATTTTCGCGGCATCCAGTCGGGGGTAACGCTGCAATGGGTATTTCAGGTCTGGGATTTGTATGCCGGCACCATTCTGCTGTCGTTCCTGATCGCATTCGCAACCCTTGCCGTCACGCTGATTGCAGGAGTACCGGCAGCCTATGCATTGCACGTGCGGGGAGGGCGCCTCTCGCGCATCGTCGAGGAAATCATCACGCTGCCGCTGGCGATTCCCGGGCTCGCGATCGCGCTGGCGCTGCTGTTCACCTATCAGGGCTTCAGCGATTTTCGCCGCTCGTGGCTGTTTATCCTCACCGGACATGTCATCTTCACGATGCCCTTCATGGTGCGGTCCGTGATGGCGGTATTTGCAACCGTCGACATCAAGACGCTCGACGAAGGCGCGGCATCGCTGGGCGCGTCGCCCTGGCGGCGCTTTTACGACGTCATCGTCCCCAACGCCGTGCCCGGCATTCTGGCAGGCAGCTTGATGGTGGTGACGCTCTCGCTCGGTGAATTCAATCTGACCTGGATGCTGCACACGCCTTTGACAAAGACGTTGCCGATCGGCCTTGCCGACAGCTATGCGTCGATGCGCCTGGAAGTGGCGTCGGCCTATACACTGATTTTCTTCGTCATGATCATTCCGCTGCTTGTCGCGATGCAGATGTTTGCCGATAAGGAGCAGCAAAGATGAGTTCAACTGCCGGGCATGGCGCGTCGGTGCGCATCGAAGCCTGCGGCAAGACGTTTGCCGATGGCACGCGTGCGCTCGAGCCTGCGACCCTCGACATCGCCCGCGGCGAAACGCTGGTACTTCTCGGCCCCTCCGGCTGCGGCAAGACCACTATGCTGCGCATCATCGCCGGGCTTGAATTACCGGATGCAGGCGGCCGGGTCCTGTTTGACGGTAATAACATGACGTCGGTGCCGATCGAGCGGCGGAACGTCGGCATGGTGTTCCAGTCCTACGCGCTATTTCCCAATATGAGCGTCGCCGACAATATCGGCTATGGCTTGAAAATCCGGGGCATGGCGAAGGAGGAGCGCGCATCGCGCGTCGCTGAACTGGTGGCGCTGACCAACATCTCCGGATTGGAGAACCGCCGCGTCGACCAGCTTTCCGGCGGTCAACGCCAGCGCGTCGCGCTGGCGCGCGCGGTCGCGATCCGGCCGGGCATCCTGCTGCTCGACGAGCCGCTTACCGCGCTTGACGCCGCATTGCGTGACCGTCTGCGCGGCGAACTCAACCGGCTGCTGCGTGCGCTCGGCATCACCACGATCTATGTCACTCACGATCAGTCCGAAGCCATGGAGCTCGGCGACCGAATTGTCGTCATGCAGAAGGGGGCGATTGCCCAGATCGGCTCGCCGCGCGAGATCTATTTCAGGCCAAGGAATCGCTTCGTGGCTGAGTTCATCGGCGCTGCAAACATCATCGAGGCCCCGGTCGAGGACGGCCGTCTCATGCTGCCGGGTGGACGACAACCGATCGGCGGTGACGCAAGGCATGCGGCCGCGGTCGCCATGATCCGCCCTGAGACGATCCGGGTCGTCGAGGAGGGAGCGGCGCCACTCTCGGGGACCATCGACAGCGTCAGCTTCATTGGCGATCGGCAACGCATGGTGATCCGCGGGGCATCTG
The genomic region above belongs to Bradyrhizobium sediminis and contains:
- a CDS encoding ABC transporter ATP-binding protein, whose protein sequence is MSSTAGHGASVRIEACGKTFADGTRALEPATLDIARGETLVLLGPSGCGKTTMLRIIAGLELPDAGGRVLFDGNNMTSVPIERRNVGMVFQSYALFPNMSVADNIGYGLKIRGMAKEERASRVAELVALTNISGLENRRVDQLSGGQRQRVALARAVAIRPGILLLDEPLTALDAALRDRLRGELNRLLRALGITTIYVTHDQSEAMELGDRIVVMQKGAIAQIGSPREIYFRPRNRFVAEFIGAANIIEAPVEDGRLMLPGGRQPIGGDARHAAAVAMIRPETIRVVEEGAAPLSGTIDSVSFIGDRQRMVIRGASDKLLTVDAPNTIGAQAGERIGLLIAPEAVRLLPPED